The Tenebrio molitor chromosome 5, icTenMoli1.1, whole genome shotgun sequence genome segment aattattcattacaaaaaatctattataccctgcccttttttttaaacgctgttgctttcagttatcaccaaggaaaacgcactgtaagtttgatccgcgagttctggacCCTGTATAaccgaaattttcaaaacatgaaTAGTAAACAATTACAACTTAGAACTGTTTCTTCTTAACACAGAACGGTCATCTtgcgctatttttgattttgacatctgatATCGACATCCATGCCATGGATACGCCCACAAGGGGTGACTCGTCTTACACCagttaaatattgggtaataatttcgttatttggCTTTTTTAAAGGTGTTTTTCTTTATAGAGGTAACTTAATTACTAAATATTTCGTCTAATTGATCattgtaattgataaataaatcgtgacaaattcttcaaacgaccttacatttgacttggtcgagccgcctgtggacactactcctaggacttgaagtatTTCTACTTCGCtcacaaaaaaaatgccactttaaccgtttctatggagatacacaaaggcgcggTTTTAAAGCGCCTGAAGGTAAAAGTAAGTATTTAACAATTTCCTAATACGATGGTGcgccaattaaaaataatttaagaaaGTACAagtaaaaacatatttaataatttggtATAAGCGTTTCAGATTGCAGTGATCCAACTTGTTTGAGTTCTAATTTGATTTCGGTATGTTGTTCTGCACTTACTATCTAAAATGGCGAATAAGTTCAGGACTCGGTTCAGGATAACAAGATTATTGTGAACTGTGCAAACTGCAGCTGCACTAGTATTACGATCGATTTATTTTGTTCCTCTACTGTTAGTGCTTATTAGCTTTGAAATATAGAAACGGATAATTgaataaaaatcaaagaatttcatattatttttaaccGAATTGCAGTCGACTCTAATTGGACCATTATAGAAGAGAATTGAAAGCAACAGGTAGAGAGATGAGACGTTTCGTCTGAATTTGCTCATGTTATATAAATTCAATTATCTCGTTCTTCTCTATTTTTCTACAAATATTCTTAGTCTTATTAATCGTtcaatttatctttttttccaaattgcgATATCTTATCTCACTGTCATTCACTGGAGCTACATTCAGAATCTCAAAtcttttacaataaattattatcatattCCATTGACAGATATAACTGAGATATCGATCTCGCCAAACTGCTCCCGATTACATTCTTTTATAAAAACTGCATTTACACTGGAAAATCTTAGATTCGGTGATTTATCACAATGAACCAGTACATGATCCTCATCCTGCTCGTGTCTTCAGTGAAGGCCATACCCTTTAAACAGGAAGAAAAAATTGGTAATAATGTTAATAcgtaaaaagtattttttgacaaatggtTTATTTTTAGGGGGACGTATTATTGGTGGCAACGCGGCTAGAGCCGGTCAATTTCCTTTTGCCGCAGCTATTTCAGTGCAGACTGCAAATTCCAAATTTTTCTGCGGAGGATCTCTTCTAACTCAAAAACATGTCCTAACAGCCGGTCACTGTGTCGATGGGTATGACAActtataaaatgttttgtctCTTGTTGACTTAATATTTGCAGAGGAGTTTTGTTTACAGTTCTAGTAGGTTCGAACCATTTAGAAGGAGAAGATAGTTACCGTTACGAAGCCTCAACTAATGATTACATCCTCCATCCGGATTACAATGCTGACACTTTGGAACACAATCTTGGATTTGTCGTACTTCGAATGGACTTAATATTGATTGTTGGTAAGTTGGAATGTCCACGAACTAAGTTGTACTAATACTATTGCGAGTCAGCCAAGCAATAATTAGCTGCTAGTGTGGGTACTAGTGCAAGTCATGTCTCTAATATCTGCATATAATACAGGATATCGCTGGTACGTTAGTTATCTTCCGACCCAAGAACTTGAAGCTGGAGAAAATGCAGTAGTTCTTGGCTGGGGGCAGCTTGGCGATggtaagaaaatatttttttctttaaataatgGCACAAACCCGAAATGGTATTTTCCTTGACATAAAAAATAACGATACTCATCTGATATCATGAATGAGTcactttcaaaaaaatttctactttaattaaatgaaGCAAAATTTGAATTGCAAAGATGTTATCTTCGTAATCAACAAGCACGTCAACACATAATTTATATGTTATTTAGGTGGAATAAGACTATTTATCATTTATTGATATTTATTGATCattgatataaataaaaaaaaatgttatctgAAAAAATTTGGCGGCTTCGTCACAGAGTGAATAAGTGGTTTGTTGATTCATAAATCATAAGTACTTGCCATAAATAAAGATTATTTGACAAATTCATCCTTTAGTCTAGtcccaaagaaaaattttaaagaacaatattttttcgaaaagacTGTTTTCcctttcatatttaaaaatatattcaagTTGGAACATTTATTAgacataatacataataaatgattgtcccatcgcagttggcgttgaaaacccacacgaATTTTGGATGTGCAGCCACCCTcacaacgttagacaaactagtagacagatttccactactgccggtagcgccacctatcggcgatactagtctcactcatgttatgaggcttggaGCACATTCAACTAACAACgactactgcgatgggacaataatttataatgaccttgTATATCtactaaaatgttttttaaaacgtaCCTATTTGgtatttaataacagaaaagTCACTCAAAAATTGAAGGCAGCATGACCAATTCCagagaaattttcaaaacgatATTCACGGCCATATAAAGaatatttcttgttttatttactGCTTCTTGTGGATGTttccactttttaaaaaaaatggaaaaaatggtggatgcgccgggaataatttgaaatgaaTTCTTAATTTATAGGAGTAATTGCcaagaataatttaattgtaacaataattgtcaaattcaaTAGTTGTTCTGGTATATTTAACAATTAAGTCTCTTGTGAATCTGTAATGGTTCTTTACTATTGGTGCATCGGAAGACGGTAATTCAAGAGTATTAAATCCACCGTTTAGCTTCTAAAGGAAGTGTAGTCCTTGATTTATGTCAATCAATaatacaaacaaataaaatatttattcatcaattaaaatttgactgaaacagataaaaaaatgaaaataatgaaacatgtttattttaacttatgcaataaaataaactaaatattGTTATCAATTAATCGTTTAAAACTGACAACTATCataatttctttattgttATCCTTTTGGAAGTGGCTCTTTAATGCTCTCCCTCAGGTTTCAAATAAACATAGTAAAAGAAACAGAACGTTAATCGTTAATGCATTTctgttttcattttatctAATAAAGTGAAttcataataacaataataatatttttttgtcttaaaaatgataacaaCTCTAGATTTAGCTTTAATGATAATAAGATATCGTTTTGAATCGTGGTGAAGGctatcaaaaatttttgtatgtgATAAATAGATGCGCCTGGCCCTGAGAACGACCTCCACTACGTGGAGCTGGCCACATTGTCCAACCCCGAATGTAGAATATTCTACGGCAACCAAATTACCGATGAGATGATTTGTGCCGAAGGAAACTACAACGAAGGCACCTGCATCGTAAGTGCATACCCAAATCGTGCGATTTAATCTAGGCCAATTTGTGTAATGTAACAGGGAGACACTGGAGGTCCCCTGGTCCAAGACGTGCGCTTCGGCCAGATGATGCAGGTCGGCGTCGCAACTTTCGTAAGCGGGAACGGCTGCGAAAGCACAGAGCCTTCGGGATTTACAAGGATATACCCCCATCTGGATTGGATaaaaaacataacaaataGGAATTAAGGAACAAGTGGGGAATCGTTGtcgacaaaaccaaataaattGATTTGTGTTCACTGAGATCTGCCATGTTTCCGTTCATTTAATCAGACCTGCCTCTATCTCGAACGTGTGGTTTCTGCTTGACGACATTTCCTAATAAAGGACATATTTGATAAGGAACGTCAAATAGCGAATTGGGACTCTTGCCAAGTAAAAATACCAAATCAAATCACAAAAGGAGATTTACTTCTACAAATCACTACTGTTAAAGTAGATCCCATCTCTGATGGTGGAATATCAcacaaattcataaatttaacTTGCTTTAAAATTTGCTCTTGATTTACTTGgaaaacaatcaaaattaataaaattattcctAAGTTTAGCCCTAAAGTAAAGAAGAAGAGATTATGAGCTTCtccataattaaatatttgtaaaatttatctAAGTTTATGATTATGAGATAATGTACTCAAACGAAATTTACTTTGCGTGGGATTGCAACACTCGTTGCGCTCGTGTGAGTGAACTTCCCACTTCTAAAAAGTGTTGTGTTTTATACACATGTTGCATCAATAACTATTACACTGTAGGTATTGAATATAAAACACCAAACAAAACACCGTTACAAGGTCAGCATATTTGAAGCGTTTTCTGcagatgatttatttgtttaccgATTGTCTGATGACTTAATCAGCATATCGGACCTAATTGAGGATAAATATTggaattagaatttaattacgCGACCAAAGAGATTGGGCAAGTACCAAGCGGCAACGGAGGTCTTCCAAGCAACACGACACATCCTCCTCTAAATATACAAGCAGCGACGTCAGCAACAGAAACAGTCAAGACACATTCACATCCAGGCAACCGTCAATAAACGCTTTCGCCGTTAATTACACCTAATGACAGGTAACTGAGCGAAACTCTATCCAATAATCGTCATCAATCAATTACAGATGTGATGGGATGCGACGGCGGAACCTTCCCCGGAAAATGTTTTATCAGATGTGATTTTAATGCCATTAGCACACCTGCAACCGCATCTAATCATCCCAGAGAAGACTAAAAAAGGACGAGACCACGGCGCGAGATTAGAATTACAAGCTTGATGGAATTAAATGAACACGGGCGAAGCGCAAAGCACAAACATGCCCATTTGTTATGCGCAAAAATGTACACTAATGGACTTTTCCACGGACGTAAATTAAAGCATCTTTGCACATAAAAAAGACGTAATCGTACATCAGTCTCCAACAGAAATTGTTTTTAGATCCAGTTCACGTCTCGTCGGGGGCGCAGTGTCAAGATAGGTTCAAATGCGATTTTCGGGAGTTATCTACAGCGAAGTTAAAGAGTGAGCAGCGCTTATAAAAGACTTCGGCCGGAGGATTGAACGGCCAGAATATAATTTGTTCGGGAAATATGCGTTTCACGTGTTTAGCTTTGGGAACTAGACCATATTTCCTTAACTCGTTTTGTTAGTTGAGAAAGTGTAAAAGTCGTAAAATGTGACACTTGGTAAAACTATGAAGCTTTCACCGTGTGGAAAGCTAAACAGCAAATACTTACGTGACATCTCATTCAGCATTTTACGCGCAGCTTGGTGAagttaatttgtaaaaaatgtataaaataaacaatacacAAGAAATCTGcccttttaaaaaattgaagagCATACAAAGTAGATTATACAAATCATTTATACATTATAATGAACAGAAACATAATAATGAGTAGTACGTCaataaactgaaaaataattaagtaaaaGCTCTGTTATAAGTAAGATTTAAACTATTTTGTAAGGTGTTTACAACATTCTATTGATAAAGTCTGTAACATAAAAAGAATGGTGAGAAAATTTGGACCAAGAACTTTTCGTCgactgacaaaaaaaagaaaaatattttggcaaGTGCCAGTAATTTAAAAGATTATGTGTAAAAGCACATAATGTGtaagtaccgtgcgatcgaaaattaaaaaaaaaccgagagggccgtgattaatacgcaacacgtaaaaatttaattcaaatgtcaacagatgtcattacaatagtaactgtcattattaattactgACGCTATTACAATATTTGCATTTCagagcaaaaaatgttcattgtgcagtgttacttcaCAAATGGAGAAAGACTTGAGAATGGCGAATGGTCTtattcgacacctcgagtttttgagaaatttcaacagaagtttccggactttcacggcacttaccaacaacttgccttgattatttcgtttttccatatttgaaaaacagACCTGAcacaattcccgaattaatgcaagtaattacgTGTACCTGCAATATAACTGATGTCCAGACTTTgctaaggtcatttgaaaacatgaagcgaagagtaacattatgttttaaatctcattatttcattgcactaggttaggaaattcttttacaaccgacaagTCACACATAAATCatacctttatgaaaatcaagatttcagcGTTCTCacaatcactaacctaacttttaagactgacatctgataatcgaaatcttaacgaattgccaacttaaatttttgttttttttttttcgacctAGGGTATTACATGAcctgttaaataatttaaaaaataaccaaAACTGTGGTTATAGTAATTATTTCAGGAAAAGAAAGGTAGAATACATCTTTTCTCgacaaatttttagaaaattacaaatagCTCTCCTTAAACGGCTTACAAAATGCTAATTTATTCATAGTTActtaaaataaacacaatgagggattgaaatttaatgaatCACTTGGTGTTCATAACTATAACGTTTCATCGATTCCCTTACGCCAAATACACTTCATTACTCAACTAAAGCTGACACGCGTTTCGACAGTAGAGCTGTCATCATCAGAGTTTAGGTATCATCAATTTTTGCATCATCTCTATTTTGTATCGTCAGAGCTTTTGCATCGCAACTCTGATGATGACAGCTTTGCTGTCGAAATGCGCGTCAGCTTTGGTAATAAAGTGTATTTGGTGTAAGGAAATCAATAAAGGGTTGCAATGAAGGATTAACAggaataaaaattgcaattacACTACAATTCAACAAATGTAGTAATATTTTCTGTTACTACTGTTTTAAAGATGAGCTCAATTTCAATTTAGGGGCTTTACTGTAGAAAATCGTTCTCACAGAAATAGAACTCACAAAAACGTAAGAACTAAAGTGCAAGTCAGAGGGATGGAATTTTTGGGTCAAATTTAGTTTGGTTCACCAATTTCattaactgaaattttttgtaGCGTCTAACTTTACTTTTCCTATATGTATATTTTCCTCAAAAATAGAGATTCTAAGTTTACTTttgttgcaaaataaaaattattgaacgGTATTCAGGGATCCACTtgctttttttataatattataGTGAAGACTTCAGGGCAAATATATTTCttcttttcataaattatcaGAATTATGAGAAAATCCATGTAATCATTAAAAGCATCTTTTTATATCTAAACTAGAATATAAGAGAGATGTTAAGAGATGTTAAGTGTTAAAATAATTCAGAAATCCCACTAAATATTTCCTTTTCACAGTAAGACTGCGCACCTAATCTTGTATGTTCAGTTAGCAATTTTAGCATCCTTGGAGGAACCACATCAAGTTTCGCCCACCAGAAACAGAATTAATCTAAATTAACAAACGGTAGCATAACCGCGGGATGAAATTAGAACGCTAAATTCTGAGATGGCCAATGCATTATTTAATTCGGTTCAGCGAATTCTAGACTGCTGAATAATACTGCACAGTGCACTTAAATGCATAATGCGTCGTCAGCAGACAGCAGTGGCGGCTCCTCCGAGGAGGCAACGGAGGCAGTGCCTccccaaataaaattaaataaaaagaacataaaaaatataatacttaattaaatattatattaaatcatattatttatgaatATACTTGCTtataaatgataattattCTCTTAAAAATGCGTTACAAGAAGATTTTAGCGGTTAGCATTTGTTGCTTTTGTCGGCCGGAGGCAGAGTTTAATTTAGCGCAGCATTGTTCGCCGCTAAGCGGACGAAAATGCATGGAAATGCGCCTAACTAGCATCGAGGCTCTCGGAATAAATCGTTTTGTGCCCGAGAAATGACTTCGGCCGGAGGCTTGCCTTGTTTACAGACGTCACGATTCATGTACATATGACCATCGCGGGAACGAACGCTGTTGGGTCTCGAACTGTAGCCGAGCTCTGACGAGTCTTGACTCTTGACCACGCACCGGTGGTCGTTTACAAGTGTAGATTGTAGGTgttcgtttgtttttgttttggattTGGAGTGGTATTATTGGTCCCTGGTCAAAAGTCCGtgttttagaatttatttttatattgtttaataaaatgaagaaaGATATGGACATTAAAGAAATTGCGAAGATGttattgattaattattaaatcatccatttaattcattgtcttacgacaaattgtaaaaagtCAAGAGCAGCCACAATCAAATTTAACCGGCATTATATGCTTAAGTGGAAAGCAGAAACGGTAATTTAACACTACGTGGTTACGTGGTATCAGAAATGCACACGACTAGTCGGAAGTgtgaacaaaaatttgttgttttgttggccTTGCATGCTATTTGCTGTTGAAACAGAAAACACGGTTTACTCGCGTTTAAGATTTAATgaacttaaaaatattgtccTTTGTATCGAACGacaccaaaaatcaaaatacaacaaatattatatacagtcgcgagcaataaatttcgGTCgccaaggtcattctttgacgcaattgaaaatgctcaattgtaaaacagtcgtaaatgtcataacctatcatcatgttgtatgacattaattgtcattttgttctcatttttttgacactttgttgaggtgagcataatcaggcagggaaattttttaaatttgtgataatctaaccaaattttgaaatgacattgacgaccaaaatttattgctcgcgacagtaggttcatatcttctacaaaaaagaagattgaatatttttacctgatatttttacttaacaacgtactggtaagcattttggggcacccggtatagtatatttaaaaaaattattattatggtgtatttattattactatgtTTGTTCAAGTTTGCCTCCTCAACAATAAAAcccacgagccgccactggcaGACAGCCACAGTTGAGTTAAAAATCAACAGCAAATACTAGAGAAACTGCAAATATTGTCTCACACCTACACGTTCCAGTTGCGTAACAGAAGCTAACATCATTATCAACCAAGAAAAATaggcaaaatgtgaagagatTTCCTTTCCGATAGGTTCAAGGGCGACAGTTTTCTTTCTAAATTTCATTCTTTTCCTGGGATGTGATGCGATCAAATGCGTCTGCTTTTAACTTCAATCTCGACAAACTGTTCACACGAAATGAAACTTTTTGTAAACGACAGATGTGGTGATCCATTGCATAAACTCATATAGAGTACCTCAATAAAAAACTAATCAAGTGTACGAACGTATGTTGAGCAAAATATGTTATAT includes the following:
- the LOC138130069 gene encoding brachyurin-like is translated as MNQYMILILLVSSVKAIPFKQEEKIGGRIIGGNAARAGQFPFAAAISVQTANSKFFCGGSLLTQKHVLTAGHCVDGGVLFTVLVGSNHLEGEDSYRYEASTNDYILHPDYNADTLEHNLGFVVLRMDLILIVGYRWYVSYLPTQELEAGENAVVLGWGQLGDDAPGPENDLHYVELATLSNPECRIFYGNQITDEMICAEGNYNEGTCIGDTGGPLVQDVRFGQMMQVGVATFVSGNGCESTEPSGFTRIYPHLDWIKNITNRN